Proteins found in one Amycolatopsis aidingensis genomic segment:
- the purM gene encoding phosphoribosylformylglycinamidine cyclo-ligase, giving the protein MSESTSATYAAAGVDIDAGDEAVELLKPHAKRASRPEVMGGVGGFAGLFSLKPDRWKEPVLASSTDGVGTKIAVAQALDKHDTVGIDLVAMVVDDLVVTGAEPLFLQDYIAVGKVVPSKIEALVAGIAEGCVQAGCALLGGETAEHPGMMGEHDYDISATGVGVVEAEGMLGPDRVRPGDVVIALGSTGLHSNGYSLARHVLLDVARMPLAGHVEELGRPLGEELLEPTRVYARDCLALAAEAEVRTFAHITGGGLAANLARVMPRGLVAELERGTWSPAPVFQLIAQLGRVKRAEMERTFNMGVGMVAVVAPEDVDRSLAVLTARHVPAWVLGDIRPAEHPDGERAVLRGDHPRF; this is encoded by the coding sequence GTGAGCGAGTCCACGAGCGCCACCTACGCCGCCGCCGGGGTCGACATCGACGCCGGGGACGAGGCCGTCGAGCTACTCAAGCCGCATGCCAAGCGTGCGAGCCGCCCCGAGGTGATGGGGGGTGTCGGCGGGTTCGCCGGGCTGTTCTCCCTCAAGCCGGACCGCTGGAAGGAGCCGGTACTCGCCTCATCGACCGACGGTGTCGGTACCAAGATCGCGGTCGCGCAGGCACTGGACAAGCACGACACGGTCGGTATCGACCTGGTCGCCATGGTCGTGGACGACCTGGTGGTGACCGGGGCGGAGCCGCTGTTCCTGCAGGACTACATCGCGGTCGGCAAGGTGGTGCCGAGCAAGATCGAGGCACTGGTCGCCGGGATCGCCGAGGGCTGCGTGCAGGCGGGCTGCGCGCTGCTGGGCGGGGAGACCGCGGAGCACCCCGGGATGATGGGCGAGCACGACTACGACATCTCGGCCACCGGGGTCGGCGTGGTCGAGGCGGAGGGCATGCTCGGCCCGGACCGGGTGCGCCCGGGGGACGTGGTGATCGCGCTCGGCTCCACCGGGCTGCACTCCAACGGCTACTCGCTGGCGCGGCACGTGCTGCTGGACGTCGCCAGGATGCCGCTGGCCGGGCATGTGGAGGAGCTGGGCCGTCCGCTGGGTGAGGAGCTGCTGGAGCCGACCAGGGTCTACGCGCGGGACTGCCTGGCGCTGGCTGCCGAGGCCGAGGTGCGCACCTTCGCGCACATCACCGGCGGCGGGCTGGCGGCCAACCTGGCCAGGGTGATGCCAAGGGGCCTGGTCGCCGAACTGGAGCGGGGCACCTGGAGCCCGGCGCCGGTGTTCCAGCTGATCGCCCAGCTCGGCCGGGTGAAGCGGGCGGAGATGGAACGCACCTTCAACATGGGCGTCGGCATGGTCGCCGTGGTGGCCCCTGAGGACGTCGACCGCTCGCTGGCCGTGCTCACCGCACGGCATGTGCCTGCCTGGGTGCTCGGCGACATCCGGCCCGCCGAGCACCCGGACGGGGAGCGGGCCGTACTGCGCGGGGACCACCCCCGCTTCTAG
- a CDS encoding glycosyltransferase 87 family protein, with product MLRGVLVRRGVATEGERERRRHLVLIRVALGVLAASLLAHILIVPGFMDLHVYRAGGYAWLHGIGLYSDRFPELVPNMPLSFTYPPFAAILFGPVSLLPWHVAKVLLTTASALGLATATVTVAGRLQGRRDIAVVLGLAVAAGWALFEPARSTIGFGQINLILLGLVCADCLLPRVRWPRGMLIGLATAIKLTPAVFVLFFLVRRQYRPAAVAFASFLGFSLAGLALAPSDSVRYWFHALLDPDRIGGIAYAFNQCFQAVLYRLMEEGTTRFLVWAALVVLSLVPAWIGARKARAAGEDVTALLIVAVWGLLASPVSWSHHWVWILPATVLLLHHARHGGALRIGLTVLLIAVFAVGPHSYLPRTGDVELQWSWWQHLLGSSYVLVGVAMLVVFALRPAARAPLTGTAGRARG from the coding sequence GTGCTGAGGGGCGTGCTGGTGCGGCGCGGGGTCGCGACCGAGGGGGAGCGGGAACGGCGTCGGCACCTCGTGCTGATCCGGGTGGCGCTGGGCGTGCTCGCGGCATCCCTGCTGGCGCACATCCTCATCGTGCCCGGCTTCATGGACCTGCACGTCTACCGCGCGGGCGGCTACGCCTGGCTGCACGGGATCGGGTTGTACTCCGACCGGTTTCCCGAGCTGGTGCCGAACATGCCGCTGTCGTTCACCTACCCGCCGTTCGCGGCGATCCTGTTCGGCCCGGTCTCGCTGCTGCCGTGGCATGTGGCGAAGGTGCTGCTGACCACGGCCAGCGCGCTCGGCCTGGCCACCGCCACCGTCACCGTGGCAGGCAGGCTACAAGGGCGGCGCGACATCGCCGTGGTGCTCGGGCTCGCGGTGGCCGCGGGCTGGGCGCTGTTCGAGCCTGCCCGGTCCACCATCGGTTTCGGGCAGATCAACCTGATCCTGCTGGGTCTCGTCTGCGCGGACTGCCTGCTGCCCAGGGTGCGCTGGCCGCGCGGGATGCTGATCGGGCTGGCCACCGCGATCAAGCTGACGCCCGCGGTGTTCGTGCTGTTCTTCCTGGTCCGGCGGCAGTACCGGCCCGCGGCCGTGGCCTTCGCCTCCTTCCTGGGCTTCAGCCTCGCCGGGCTGGCGCTGGCGCCGTCGGACTCGGTCCGGTACTGGTTCCACGCGCTGCTCGACCCGGACCGGATCGGCGGCATCGCCTACGCCTTCAACCAGTGCTTCCAGGCGGTGCTGTACCGCCTGATGGAGGAGGGCACCACCCGGTTCCTGGTCTGGGCCGCACTGGTCGTGCTGAGCCTGGTGCCCGCCTGGATCGGTGCCCGCAAGGCAAGGGCCGCAGGCGAGGACGTGACCGCACTGCTGATCGTCGCGGTGTGGGGGCTGCTCGCCTCGCCGGTCAGCTGGTCCCACCACTGGGTGTGGATCCTGCCCGCCACCGTGCTGCTGCTGCACCACGCGCGGCACGGCGGTGCGCTGCGGATCGGTCTCACGGTGCTGCTGATCGCGGTGTTCGCGGTCGGCCCGCACTCCTATCTGCCGCGGACCGGGGACGTGGAGCTGCAGTGGTCCTGGTGGCAGCACCTGCTCGGCTCGAGCTACGTGCTGGTCGGAGTGGCGATGCTGGTCGTCTTCGCCCTGCGGCCCGCGGCGCGTGCCCCGCTCACCGGCACAGCCGGTCGAGCTCGAGGGTGA
- a CDS encoding DUF397 domain-containing protein, which translates to MEQIRNGVSADLLSDVTWRKSKYSGAVGNCVEVATLDSGEIAVRNSRFPSGPALVYTREEIAAFLAGAKDGEFDDVL; encoded by the coding sequence ATGGAGCAGATCCGCAACGGTGTTTCGGCAGACCTTTTGTCCGATGTGACCTGGCGAAAGAGCAAGTACAGCGGTGCCGTCGGCAACTGTGTCGAGGTTGCCACCCTGGACAGCGGCGAGATTGCGGTGCGCAACTCGCGTTTCCCGAGTGGTCCCGCGCTCGTCTACACCCGAGAGGAGATCGCAGCGTTCCTCGCGGGCGCGAAAGACGGCGAGTTCGATGACGTCCTCTGA
- a CDS encoding lysozyme → MSTRRSRRRAYSAITAASACVLLLGTLAPAASAQETRGLSIDEYVRMYDHPLGSQIARVEGDQSTPATRQQALRTRDRGADGQRVLASVPGIDVSGWQKNVDWQHWWNQGKRFAFVKATEGTGYKSPYFAQQYNGSYNIGMIRGAYHFALPDRSSGAAQANYFVDNGGGWSRDGKTLPGALDMEYNPYGSTCYGKSKAGMAAWIRDFHDTYANRTGRWPVIYTSKSWWDQCVATGHGFGSTVPLWVARYNSTVGPLPHGWGFYTFWQYTSSPIDQNTFNGAYDRLQVLATG, encoded by the coding sequence ATGTCCACACGAAGAAGCCGGCGGAGGGCCTACAGCGCCATCACCGCCGCCTCCGCCTGCGTGCTCCTGCTCGGCACGCTGGCCCCTGCCGCTTCGGCACAGGAAACCCGCGGCCTCTCCATCGACGAGTACGTCCGCATGTACGACCATCCGCTCGGTTCCCAGATCGCCAGGGTGGAAGGCGATCAGTCCACCCCGGCCACCAGGCAGCAGGCCCTGCGGACCCGCGACCGCGGCGCGGACGGGCAGCGCGTGCTGGCCAGCGTGCCGGGGATCGACGTGAGCGGCTGGCAGAAGAACGTGGACTGGCAGCACTGGTGGAACCAGGGCAAGCGGTTCGCCTTCGTGAAGGCGACCGAGGGCACCGGCTACAAGAGCCCCTACTTCGCCCAGCAGTACAACGGTTCGTACAACATCGGCATGATCCGCGGCGCCTACCACTTCGCGTTGCCGGACCGCTCCAGCGGCGCGGCACAGGCGAACTACTTTGTGGACAACGGTGGTGGCTGGTCACGTGATGGCAAGACCCTGCCCGGTGCGCTGGACATGGAGTACAACCCCTATGGCTCGACCTGCTACGGCAAGAGCAAGGCCGGGATGGCGGCGTGGATCAGGGACTTCCACGACACCTACGCCAACCGGACCGGTCGCTGGCCGGTGATCTACACCTCGAAGAGCTGGTGGGACCAGTGCGTGGCCACCGGGCACGGGTTCGGCAGCACCGTGCCGCTCTGGGTCGCGCGGTACAACTCCACGGTCGGGCCGCTGCCGCACGGTTGGGGCTTCTACACCTTCTGGCAGTACACCTCCAGCCCGATCGACCAGAACACCTTCAACGGCGCCTACGACCGGTTGCAGGTACTGGCAACCGGTTGA
- a CDS encoding type VII secretion system-associated protein translates to MAQRDEAERPDGTSTRQDGRATDRTEPTFLPAAKRPPEITREMRANARANPNSWLYVIDEAFDPNGRVPSWAVVGAYPVNAAGDIVADFHPNDRYRPSPKALGYPEPRNDLERLLQLVRTKHRPAEDLPRVILDSTLFVYAMSPVQRTVIGFHDQDGRVLVPAYTAKSLVPEEWPHARAVLGRDMVDLLAGHPVVINPHDVVTAVVPAEHLLKALAEED, encoded by the coding sequence ATGGCGCAGCGGGACGAGGCCGAGAGGCCGGACGGCACGAGCACCCGCCAAGACGGCAGGGCCACCGACCGGACGGAACCCACCTTCCTGCCCGCGGCCAAGCGGCCGCCGGAGATCACCAGGGAGATGCGGGCGAACGCGCGCGCGAACCCGAACAGCTGGCTGTACGTGATCGACGAGGCCTTCGACCCGAACGGCCGCGTCCCGTCCTGGGCCGTCGTCGGCGCCTACCCGGTCAACGCGGCCGGGGACATCGTGGCGGACTTCCACCCCAACGACCGGTACCGGCCGTCGCCGAAGGCGCTCGGCTACCCGGAACCGCGCAACGACCTGGAACGCCTGCTGCAACTGGTGCGCACCAAGCACCGTCCCGCCGAGGACCTGCCACGGGTCATCCTGGACTCCACCCTGTTCGTGTACGCGATGTCTCCGGTGCAGCGCACCGTGATCGGTTTCCACGACCAGGACGGCCGGGTGCTGGTGCCCGCCTACACCGCCAAGTCACTGGTGCCCGAGGAATGGCCGCATGCCCGCGCCGTGCTCGGCAGGGACATGGTCGACCTGCTCGCGGGCCACCCCGTGGTGATCAACCCGCACGACGTGGTGACCGCCGTGGTACCGGCCGAGCATCTGCTGAAGGCACTGGCCGAAGAGGATTAG
- a CDS encoding Uma2 family endonuclease, with the protein MSVLTGAHGSLEHWPPLPADGARHYELVDGVLRSGPKPSACHRAAVFELGHQLRAQLPSQLCVLLEVEVVTRPHPATVRVPDLVVVPRAVARRNPARYPAFDVGLVVELWPSPAGPACGRARSAEYAAAGIGRYWTVDLTGRPWLTAGRLAEAGYRPEAEGSGTILLDLPVPVTLELDRLCR; encoded by the coding sequence ATGAGCGTGCTGACCGGGGCGCACGGCTCACTGGAGCACTGGCCACCGCTGCCCGCGGACGGGGCCCGGCACTACGAGTTGGTGGACGGTGTGCTGCGCTCCGGCCCCAAGCCGTCCGCCTGCCACCGCGCCGCCGTCTTCGAGCTCGGCCACCAGCTGCGTGCCCAGCTGCCCAGCCAGCTGTGTGTGCTGCTGGAGGTCGAGGTGGTCACCCGGCCACATCCGGCGACCGTGCGGGTGCCCGACCTGGTGGTGGTACCGAGGGCGGTGGCCCGCCGGAATCCGGCGAGGTACCCCGCCTTCGATGTGGGTCTCGTCGTCGAGCTGTGGCCTTCCCCCGCCGGGCCGGCCTGCGGGCGGGCCCGCTCCGCCGAGTACGCGGCCGCCGGGATCGGGCGTTACTGGACGGTGGACCTGACCGGCCGCCCATGGCTGACCGCGGGCAGGCTGGCGGAGGCAGGCTACCGGCCGGAGGCCGAGGGCTCGGGCACCATCCTGCTGGACCTGCCGGTCCCGGTCACCCTCGAGCTCGACCGGCTGTGCCGGTGA
- a CDS encoding helix-turn-helix domain-containing protein codes for MVTGDVDQNTGPTACRMILGSQLRKSREAAGLTRAQAGYEIRASESKISRMELGRVGFKERDVTDLLTMYGVADEQLREEYLKLVRMSNEPGWWQSYNDLMPRWLDNYVGLEEAASRIQTYEQQFVPGLMQTEQYARAISSHGKPELVNDDVERRVAIRMRRQKLLVRPNAPRLWAIIDESVLHRPIGGDEVLREQIDNLLELTSLPNISLQIVPFKYSGRAAETSFSLLRFAEPELPNIAYIEHLCGALYLEKPEEIEIYSRALDRLAVDAHTPEDSRQMLRKRRAEL; via the coding sequence ATGGTGACCGGCGACGTCGATCAGAACACCGGACCCACTGCGTGTCGCATGATCCTGGGCTCCCAGCTGCGCAAGAGCCGTGAGGCGGCGGGACTGACCAGGGCGCAGGCAGGGTACGAGATCCGCGCCTCGGAATCCAAGATCAGCCGGATGGAGCTGGGCCGGGTCGGCTTCAAGGAGCGAGACGTCACCGACCTGCTGACCATGTACGGAGTCGCCGACGAGCAACTGCGCGAGGAGTACCTGAAGCTCGTCCGGATGTCGAACGAACCCGGCTGGTGGCAGAGCTACAACGACCTGATGCCGAGGTGGCTGGACAACTATGTCGGGCTGGAGGAGGCGGCCTCCCGGATCCAGACCTACGAGCAGCAGTTCGTGCCCGGTCTCATGCAGACCGAGCAGTACGCCCGCGCGATCTCCAGCCACGGCAAGCCGGAGCTGGTGAACGACGACGTCGAGCGCCGGGTCGCGATCCGGATGCGACGGCAGAAGCTGCTGGTGCGGCCGAACGCGCCGCGCCTGTGGGCGATCATCGACGAGTCCGTGCTGCACCGCCCGATCGGCGGGGACGAGGTGCTGCGCGAGCAGATCGACAACCTGCTGGAGCTGACCAGCCTGCCGAACATCTCGCTGCAGATCGTGCCGTTCAAGTACAGCGGCCGCGCCGCGGAGACCTCGTTCTCGCTGCTGCGGTTCGCCGAGCCGGAACTGCCCAACATCGCCTACATCGAACACCTCTGCGGCGCGCTGTACCTGGAGAAGCCGGAGGAGATCGAAATCTACAGCCGGGCGCTGGACCGGCTGGCGGTCGATGCCCACACTCCCGAGGACTCCCGGCAGATGCTGCGCAAGCGCAGGGCGGAGCTGTAG
- the purF gene encoding amidophosphoribosyltransferase, whose protein sequence is MEPEHAGVVADQSEPEPREECGVFGVWAPGEEVAKLTYYGLYALQHRGQEAAGISVSDGSQIVVFKDLGLVSQVFDEQVLSSLQGHIAIGHCRYSTTGGGTWENAQPNFRTTAAGTGLSLGHNGNLVNTAELHERARELGVLGRNGATTDSDLICGLLAAAAVDKGVEAAALELLPTIRGAFCLTFADETTLYAARDPHGVRPLVLGRLERGWVVASETAGLDIVGASFVREVEPGELIAIDAEGLRSSRFANPEPKGCVFEYVYLARPDTTIAGRSVHATRVDIGKRLAEENPVEADLVIPVPESGTPAAIGYAQASGIPYGSGLVKNGYVGRTFIQPSQTIRQLGIRLKLNPLRDVIRGKRLVVVDDSIVRGNTQRALVRMLRESGALEVHVRIASPPVRWPCFYGIDFASRAELVANGADVDGVRRSIGADSLGYVSLDGLVAASEQPRSRLCAACFDGEYPIPLPDDALIGKHVLEGLGGSEGQNGRPLPVAPAGYGAEDAVRRP, encoded by the coding sequence GTGGAACCCGAGCACGCTGGTGTGGTTGCCGATCAGTCCGAACCCGAACCGCGCGAGGAATGCGGGGTCTTCGGGGTCTGGGCGCCCGGTGAGGAAGTCGCGAAACTGACCTACTACGGGCTGTACGCGTTGCAGCACCGTGGGCAGGAGGCCGCCGGGATCTCGGTCTCCGACGGCAGCCAGATCGTGGTTTTCAAGGATCTCGGCCTGGTCAGCCAGGTCTTCGACGAGCAGGTGCTGTCCTCGCTGCAGGGGCATATCGCGATCGGACACTGCCGCTACTCCACCACCGGGGGTGGTACCTGGGAGAACGCGCAGCCGAACTTCCGCACCACCGCGGCGGGCACCGGCCTTTCCCTCGGCCACAACGGAAACCTGGTGAACACGGCGGAGCTGCACGAGCGTGCCCGTGAGCTCGGCGTGCTCGGCAGGAACGGCGCGACCACCGACTCGGACCTGATCTGCGGGCTGCTCGCCGCGGCGGCCGTGGACAAGGGCGTCGAGGCGGCCGCGCTGGAGCTGCTGCCGACGATCCGCGGGGCGTTCTGCCTCACCTTCGCCGACGAGACCACGCTGTACGCGGCCAGGGACCCGCACGGGGTGCGGCCGCTGGTACTCGGCAGGCTGGAGCGCGGCTGGGTGGTGGCCAGCGAGACCGCCGGCCTGGACATCGTCGGCGCCTCCTTCGTCCGGGAGGTGGAGCCGGGCGAGCTGATCGCGATCGACGCGGAGGGCCTGCGCTCCTCCCGGTTCGCCAATCCCGAGCCCAAGGGCTGTGTCTTCGAATACGTCTACCTCGCCCGGCCGGACACCACCATCGCCGGCCGCAGCGTGCACGCCACCAGGGTGGACATCGGGAAGCGGCTGGCCGAGGAGAACCCGGTGGAGGCCGACCTGGTCATCCCGGTCCCGGAGTCGGGAACCCCCGCGGCCATCGGCTACGCGCAGGCTTCCGGCATCCCGTACGGATCGGGCCTGGTGAAGAACGGTTACGTCGGCCGCACCTTCATCCAGCCCTCGCAGACCATCCGCCAGCTCGGCATCCGGCTGAAGCTGAACCCGCTGCGCGATGTCATCCGCGGCAAGCGGCTGGTGGTGGTGGACGACTCCATCGTGCGCGGCAACACCCAGCGCGCGCTGGTACGGATGCTGCGTGAGTCGGGTGCGCTCGAGGTGCATGTGCGGATCGCCTCGCCGCCGGTGCGCTGGCCGTGTTTCTACGGGATCGACTTCGCCTCCCGTGCCGAGCTGGTCGCCAACGGGGCGGATGTGGACGGCGTGCGCCGCTCGATCGGCGCGGACTCGCTGGGCTACGTGTCGCTGGACGGCCTGGTCGCCGCCTCCGAGCAGCCGCGTTCCAGGTTGTGTGCGGCCTGTTTCGATGGCGAGTACCCCATTCCGTTGCCGGATGACGCGCTGATCGGCAAGCATGTGCTGGAAGGCCTCGGTGGTTCCGAAGGCCAGAACGGGCGCCCCCTGCCGGTCGCCCCCGCCGGGTACGGTGCCGAGGACGCTGTCCGGCGTCCCTGA
- a CDS encoding sterol carrier family protein has protein sequence MPSSRSVDPVRLRAAVERISAWLTGTGPAPERAELAEAVRLSLRALAADAPGRSVEVRVPPFAAVQCVAGPRHTRGTPANVVETDPRTWLELATGRLGWTDAVEAGRVTASGTRADLAPWLPIVRT, from the coding sequence ATGCCCTCTTCGCGCTCGGTCGACCCCGTTCGGTTACGTGCTGCTGTAGAACGGATCTCGGCTTGGTTAACCGGAACCGGCCCGGCCCCGGAACGGGCCGAGCTGGCCGAGGCCGTCCGGCTGAGCCTGCGTGCGCTCGCCGCCGACGCGCCCGGACGCAGTGTGGAGGTCAGGGTGCCGCCGTTCGCGGCCGTGCAGTGCGTGGCCGGGCCGCGGCACACCCGGGGCACACCGGCCAATGTGGTGGAGACCGATCCGCGGACCTGGCTCGAACTCGCCACCGGCAGGCTGGGGTGGACGGACGCGGTCGAGGCCGGCCGGGTCACCGCCTCGGGGACCCGGGCCGACCTCGCTCCCTGGTTGCCGATCGTCCGAACGTGA
- a CDS encoding SAM-dependent methyltransferase — protein MGVDPSRASIARVYDAFLNGKDNYEIDREVLRGVQKAAPEAQDLATENRGFLIRACRFLAQQTGVNQFLDCGSGLPTAENVHQVVQRINPDARVVYTDNDPVVLAHGRALLEENELTHFSPADIFDPRAVLEDEVVRKYIDFDEPLVLLQLGTMHHYTGEADPAEIMREYIDALPSGSYLALSHFLDPENEYSELARKMEQIFLHSPMGSGTFRTKAEIESLFGDLQMIEPGVTLCAEWWPDGPQLKPLNQVQHCIAGGIGYKP, from the coding sequence GTGGGTGTAGACCCGAGCAGGGCCAGCATCGCCCGGGTCTACGACGCGTTCCTGAACGGCAAGGACAACTACGAGATCGACCGGGAAGTGCTCCGGGGGGTGCAGAAGGCGGCACCGGAAGCCCAGGACCTCGCCACCGAGAACCGCGGATTCCTGATCAGGGCCTGCCGCTTCCTGGCCCAGCAGACCGGCGTCAACCAGTTCCTCGACTGCGGCTCCGGGCTGCCCACGGCGGAGAACGTGCACCAGGTGGTGCAGCGGATCAACCCGGACGCGCGGGTGGTCTACACCGACAACGACCCGGTGGTGCTGGCGCACGGCAGGGCCTTGCTGGAGGAGAACGAGCTCACCCACTTCTCACCCGCGGACATCTTCGACCCGCGCGCCGTGCTCGAGGACGAGGTGGTGCGCAAGTACATCGACTTCGACGAGCCGCTGGTGCTGCTCCAGCTGGGCACGATGCACCACTACACCGGGGAAGCCGACCCCGCGGAGATCATGCGGGAGTACATCGACGCGCTGCCTTCGGGTTCGTACCTCGCGCTGAGCCACTTCCTCGATCCGGAGAACGAGTACAGCGAGCTCGCCCGCAAGATGGAGCAGATCTTCCTGCACAGCCCGATGGGCAGCGGCACCTTCCGGACGAAGGCCGAGATCGAGAGCCTGTTCGGCGACCTCCAGATGATCGAGCCTGGCGTCACGCTGTGCGCCGAGTGGTGGCCGGACGGCCCGCAGCTGAAGCCGCTGAACCAGGTGCAGCACTGCATCGCGGGCGGAATCGGCTACAAGCCCTGA
- a CDS encoding lysozyme — protein sequence MAAAVAATLTCAAPAAAAEHPDYAGALHRHAGSQIALHEGVHGTPRATAGYAAAGRTLGHDVSGWQGAVDWPDTTGKGARFVYVKATEGTGFVSPQFTQQYNGSYQAGMIRGAYHFARPDISGGAEQADYFVQHGGGWSADGRTLPGALDVEYNPYGDTCYDLEPAGMVEWIKDFSARYAERTGRPPAIYTSTSWWRTCTGNSPEFGATHPLWLARYAPEIGPLPAGWPTQTIWQFANAGPLPGDQNYFNGAEARLAALAQGEPRP from the coding sequence ATGGCCGCCGCGGTCGCGGCCACCCTGACCTGCGCGGCACCTGCGGCCGCCGCGGAACACCCCGACTATGCCGGAGCCCTGCACCGGCACGCGGGCTCGCAGATCGCCCTGCACGAAGGGGTGCACGGAACGCCGCGGGCCACCGCCGGGTACGCGGCGGCGGGCCGGACGCTCGGACACGATGTCAGCGGCTGGCAGGGCGCGGTCGACTGGCCGGACACCACCGGCAAGGGCGCCCGGTTCGTCTACGTGAAGGCGACCGAGGGCACCGGCTTCGTCAGCCCTCAGTTCACGCAGCAGTACAACGGCTCCTACCAGGCCGGCATGATCCGCGGTGCCTACCACTTCGCGCGGCCGGACATCTCCGGCGGCGCCGAGCAGGCCGACTACTTCGTGCAGCACGGCGGTGGCTGGTCCGCCGACGGCAGGACCCTGCCCGGCGCGCTGGACGTGGAGTACAACCCCTACGGCGACACCTGCTACGACCTGGAACCCGCCGGGATGGTCGAGTGGATCAAGGACTTCTCCGCCCGCTACGCCGAGCGCACCGGCCGCCCGCCCGCCATCTACACCAGCACCAGCTGGTGGCGTACCTGCACCGGGAACAGCCCCGAGTTCGGCGCGACCCACCCCCTGTGGCTGGCGCGCTACGCACCCGAGATCGGACCGCTGCCCGCCGGGTGGCCGACCCAGACGATCTGGCAGTTCGCGAACGCGGGCCCGCTGCCAGGGGACCAGAACTACTTCAACGGCGCCGAGGCCCGGCTGGCCGCCCTGGCGCAAGGTGAACCGCGGCCGTAA
- the arfB gene encoding alternative ribosome rescue aminoacyl-tRNA hydrolase ArfB, which yields MVVGPRLVIPAAELTERFSRSSGPGGQGVNTTDSRVELSFDVARSPSVPEDLRPRLLERLAGKLSGGVLTIAASEHRAQLANREAARERLAAVLREAAAPPPPRRKRSRPSRGAKERRLAEKKRRGELKRGRGGRFDDR from the coding sequence CTGGTGGTCGGCCCCCGGCTGGTGATCCCGGCCGCGGAGCTCACCGAGCGCTTCTCCCGCTCCTCCGGTCCTGGCGGGCAGGGCGTGAACACCACCGACTCCCGGGTCGAACTGTCCTTCGACGTGGCCCGCTCGCCTTCCGTACCGGAGGACCTGCGCCCCCGGTTGCTGGAGCGGCTGGCGGGCAAGCTGTCCGGCGGGGTGCTGACCATCGCGGCGAGCGAGCACCGGGCGCAGCTGGCCAACCGGGAGGCGGCACGGGAGCGGCTGGCCGCGGTGCTGCGGGAGGCGGCCGCCCCACCCCCGCCGCGCCGGAAGCGGTCCCGGCCCAGCCGGGGCGCCAAGGAGCGCAGGCTGGCCGAGAAGAAGCGGCGTGGCGAGCTCAAGCGTGGCCGCGGCGGCCGGTTCGACGATAGATAA